The stretch of DNA CTTATTATTATCTCCTTCATTATCTTCACATGATAAAGTAATTTTTACAGGCATAAATTTACAATACTTCTTCAACAATTTTAAAATTTGATCATATTCTAAATACTCTTTACTTTCATCATTAACAAATAAAACAATTTCCGTCCCCCTATTTCTTTTTTCAATTTGTTCCATAACAAAATTAGGAGTTCCATCACAAGACCAAAATATCGATGAATAATCTTTCTTATAAGATTGTGTAAAAATTTCAACTTTATCAGCAATCATAAAAGAAGAATAAAATCCTAACCCAAAATGTCCAATTATATTAGAAGAACTATCGGTTTTATATTTTTTAATAAACTCTTCTGCTCCAGAAAAAGCTATTTGATTTATATATTTTTCTACTTCTTCCTTGGTCATTCCAATTCCATTATCTATTACATGAATAGACTTATTTTTTTTATCTATTAAAATTCTAATTTTTAAATTATCAACTACATCTATATCACTATCACTTAACTTTCCTAAGTTAACTAAAGTCTTTAGTTTTAAAATTGCATCTGTTGCATTAGATACAAGTTCACGCAAAAAAACTTCTTGATCTGAATAAAGAAATTTTTTTATGATAGGAAATATGTTCTCTGAAGTTACACTAATCTTATTCTTTTCCATAGAATAAATAATTATTCAATAAAATAATATCTTCAAATATCATACCACTCTTAATTAAATAATACCGTTGTCATATACAATTATGTCAGTTATGTAACTATTTTTAGTTAAAAATAGAATTAATAAATTCTATTTCATCAAATTTTCTTAAATCTTCTATTTTTTCTCCTACTCCTAAATATCTAATAGGAATTTTGAATTGATCCGTAATCCCTATTATCACTCCACCTTTTGCTGTTCCTTCTATTTTTGTTAATATTATAGAAGAAATTTTAACAAAGGAAATAAATTTTTTCACTTGTTCAAAAGCATTCTGACCTGTAGAAGCATCCAATATAAGCATAATTTCATGAGGAGATTCAGGAATTATTTTTTTCATCACTCTACTTATTTTGGAAAGTTCTTCCATTAGATCAACACGATTTTGCAATCTTCCAGCCGTATCAATTAAAACTATGTCTTTATTTTTTGATTTTGCAGATTGCAGTGTATCATAAGCAACAGAAGCTGGATCTGCATTTATATGTTGTTTAATCAATGGAACTCCAGCTTTATTTGACCATATTTCAAGTTGATTAATAGCCGCAGCTCTAAATGTATCTGATGCCCCAATTATTGTTGAAAAACCTTTTTTTTTAAAAAAAAAAGCTAACTTACCAATTGTAGTTGTTTTTCCTACACCATTTACTCCTACTATCATAATTACATATGGTTTCTTTCCGTACTTTATTTTTTCTTCCAAACTATCATTACTATCATTTACAATTCCTGTAAAAAAATTTTTTATCTCTTTTTTTAAAGAATTATATAAGTCTTTTGTAGACTTGTATCCATCATTTTTTATTTTTTTTTCTAAACTATCAATAATCTTTATAGTTGTTTTTGTTCCTATGTCTGCTGATAAAAGTAAATTTTCTATTTGATCTAAAATTTTTAAATCAATTGATTTTTTTAAAAAAATGAGGTTTTTTATTTTTGAAAAAAAAGATTCTCTAGTTTTTTTTAATTCATTGTCGAAATTTTCTTTTTTTTTTCTTAGAAAAAACATTATTTAATTACTTCTTTATTAAAAAAACTTTTTATTTCTTCTGAGGAAATTATTTTATCTTCAAAAGTATAAAAACCAGACTTCTTTGATTTAACTATTTTTATAGCTAAAATCATTTTTTTTGATTCTATCTTTTTTTTATTTTCTACAGTTTTTTTAGACATCTTCATTTAATTTCTTTATGAATAGTATACTTTTTTAGAATGGAATTGTATTTCCTTAATTCTATTCTATTTGGGGTATTTTTCTTATTCTTTGTTGTTATATATCTAGAACAACCAGATATTCCACTTTTTCTATGCTCAGAACATTCCAAAATAACTTGGATTCTATTTCCTTTTTTTGCCATATTATACTAATTTTTTTTTATTTTTTATTTTTTTTATATTGAAATTTTTTCAATGCCTTTTCAATTCCTATTTTATTAATAATTCTAATTGCATAAGTGCAAATCTTTAAAGTAATCCATTTATTTTCTTTTGTTAAAAAAAAACGTTTTTTACATAAATTAATATTAAAACGTCGTTTTGTCTTATTGTTAGCATGAGAGACTTTATTACCAAACATTACTCTCTTTCCTGTCAATTCACAAACTTTTGACATAATATTTTTTTTTACTAAATTGCTATACAACTTTACTTTTTCTCAAGATTAACTCACAATTAATATACAATAATTTCTTAATATTTCAATGTCAGGACATAGTAAATGGTCAAATATACAACATAGAAAATCTAATAAAGATTTTAAAAAATCTAAAATATTTTCTAAAATAATTAAAGAAATATCGATAGCTGTTAGAGAATCAGGAAAAAATTCTTTTCGCCTAAAAAATGCTATTGCTAATGCAAAATCATTTAACGTTCCTAAGAATTCTATAGAAAAAGCTATAGAAAAAAATCTGAAAATTAAGAAAAACAATTACAAAAATATAATTATAGAAGGACGTATTCATGGAATTAGTATGATTATAGAATGTACAACTGATAATAATATTAGGACAATGTCTAATGTAAGATCAATAATTCATAAAAATGGAGGAAGATTATGCAAAAACGGAGAATTAAATCATTTATATCGAAAAATAGGAATTTTTCATGTAAAAGAAAAAAATATTAACTCTAGCATAGAAGATTTTGAACTTATGGTTATAGATTTTGGAGCAAAAGATTTTATAAAAAACAATAATATAATATCTATATATACAGATTTTTCATATTTTGGGGCTATGAAAAAAAATTTGGAAAAATTAGAAATATTTTATCATTCAGAAATTAATTATATTCCAAAAATAAATAAAAATATATCAAACGATAAAAATAAAAAAGTACTAGATTTAATAGAAAAATTAAAAAATAACGAAGATGTTGATAACGTTTATTCTGATTTTGATATAAAAATAAAGTAAGTATAATGACCTATCGCATTTTAAAAAAAAATAAATAATGAGGAAAGTCCGGACACCATAGAGCAACACAATGGTTAACAACCATCCATCGAGAGATGAGGAATAGTGCAACAGAAAGAATGTACAGGATAAGGCTGTAGTGAAATCATGTAAACTCTGTGTGGTGAAATGCCATGTATACCGGAAAACTTGCTCGGTTGATACCGGGGGGTAGGCAGATAGAGGTCTAGGGTAATCTAGATCCTAGATAAATGATAGGAAAAAACAGAATCCGGCTTATAGTTTTACTTATTTTTATTTGGAGAGATGGCCGAGAGGTTTAAGGCGCACGTCTGGAAAGCGTGTACACAAAAGTGTCAAGGGTTCGAATCCCTTTCTCTCCGCATTCTAATAATTTTCTATATCTCTTAACTTTTTTTCAATAAAATTAGTTCTTACACCTAATAAAGTGTCTATATCCTTTGAAGCTCCTTGTAATTTTTCTTGAGCTTGATGAAGTAATATTCCAAATTTTTTAAATTCTTGTTTTACAGTTTCCAAAACTTTCCATACTTCAGAACTTCTTTTTTGAATAGCTAAAGTTCTAAAACCTATTTGTAAACTATTTAATATAGCAGCTAGAGTTGATGGTCCTGCTATAACGGTTTTATATTTTATTAATAACTCCTCTAATAAACTAGAATTTTTTACTGTTTCCGCGTATATCCCCTCAAATGGCAAAAAAAGAATAGCAAAATCTGTAGTATTAGGAGGATCTATATATTTATCTTTAATATCTCTAGACATTTTTTTAAGAACAGATTCCATGTTTTTTATCGATACTTTGATATTTTTTTTATCACCTTTACGATAAGCATTTTGTACTTTTTCATAAGTTTCTTTTGGGAACTTAACATCAATAGGAAGCCATACAACATTTCCTTCTCCAAGTCCAGGAAGTTTAATCGCAAATTCAACTATAAAATTTGTATTAGATTTAGTAATTACATTAGAAGCATACTGATCGGGAGATAAAATCTGTTGTAAAAGCATTGAAAGTTGCATTTCACTAAAACTACCACATATTTTAACATGATTTAATGTTCTTTTTAAATCACTAACATCCTTTGCTAGGATCTTCATTTCTCCAAGTCCTTCTTGTAAAAACAATAATTGATTTCCAATAATTTCAAATGATTTTCCTAAATGGAAACTTAGGGAATCCTGAAGTTTTTCATTAACATTTTTTTTTATGTCTTCTAGATTATTTTCTGTTAACTTAAATAATTTTTCTTGCTCCGCATAAATAAAATCTAATTTTTTAGATTGATGATCTATATGGAATAGAATTTTTTTATCAATATAATCTTGAAATTCTGTTAGAGTTTTAGTTAATCCATTTTTCAATTCTGTAAAATAATCACGTAATTGTTCTCTGCTATATTGAGATAATTCTTGTGTATCTTTCCTTTGATTTCTGAATTCTTCACGAAAAAACAACTCTGATTTTCTAAAAAAAAATAGAAGAATAATAAAGAAAAAAATAAAACAAAAAAATAATGAAAAATAAAACATCAAAATATCAAAAAATATGGAATAATTTTTTTTGTAAAATCTAAAATAGCGGGAATAGGACTCGAACCTATGACCTTCGGGTTATGAGCCCGACGAGCTACCAACTGCTCCACCCCGCGGAAATTACATCGAATATAGTATTTTTCATTTAAAAAATCAAATTATCTATTCATAGATATTAAAAATTCTTCATTATTCTTAGTTCTAGCTATTCTTGCCCTTAAAAATTCCATAGCTTCTACGGAATTCATATCAGAAAGATGTTTACGAAGAATCCACATCCTTTGTAAGGTATTTGTATCTAATAGTAAATCATCTTTTCTTGTACTAGAAGAAACAAGATCAATGGCTGGATAAATACGTTTATTAGCAATTTTTCTATCTAATTGAAGTTCCTTGTTTCCTGTTCCTTTAAATTCTTCAAAAATAACTTCATCCATTTTTGATCCTGTATCGATCATTGCTGTAGCAATAATTGATAAAGATCCTCCATTTTCTATATTTCTAGCAGCGCCAAAAAATCTTTTTGGTTTATGCAAAGCGTTTGCATCAACTCCTCCAGACAAAACCTTTCCAGATGCAGGAGCTACAGTATTATAAGCACGAGCTAAACGTGTGATAGAATCTAATAGGATAACTACATCATGAGAACATTCTACCATTCTTTTTGCTTTTTGTAAAACAATGTTAGCTACTTTTACATGTCTATCTGCTGGTTCGTCAAAAGTAGAAGCAATTACTTCTCCTTTTACATTTCTTTGCATATCTGTTACTTCTTCTGGCCGTTCATCTATAAGTAATATGATTAAATATACTTCCGGATGATTAGCAGCAATAGCATTTGCTATTTCTTTTAATAAAGTTGTTTTTCCTGTTTTTGGAGGAGCTACAATCATTCCTCTTTGTCCTTTTCCTATAGGAGTAAAAAGATCTACTATTCTTGTAGATAGTGTAGAATTTTTTTCTGCTAGTTTAAATTTTTCATTTGGAAATAATGGAGTCAAATGTTCAAATGAATCTCTTCCTCTAATAAATGAAGGATTCCTGCCATTAATTTCAATAATTTTTATTAATGGAAAATATTTTTCTCCATCTTTTGGAGGTCGGACTTCTCCTCTTATTGTATCTCCAGTTTTCATTCCAAAAAGTCTAATTTGAGATTGAGATACATAAATATCATCAGGAGATGATAGATAATTAAAATCAGATGATCGTAAGAAACCATAGTTTTCTAGCATTATTTCTAGAACACCTTCGCTAATTATAATACCATCAAACTCATATTCTGGAGATTTATATTTATTTGAAAAATTTTTTTGCAATAAAATATCTACATTATGACTTTGTTGTTGTGGAGATTGAAATGTTTGGTTATCGTATTTTTCATTTTTTTTCCAACTAGATAAATTTTGATGTTTTTTTTGAAATTTAACATCTTCTCTAATTTTTCCACCATTGTTTATGACTTTATTTCTTTCTGAAAATATAGAATCTGTTCCAGTCCCTTTTCTATTTTTATACTCCTTTTTAGGAATATTTTTATCTTTTTTTTGAGAAGAAATATTTTTATTATTATTATTAAAAATAGAAATTATTTTTTCTAATAGTTCATTTTTTCGTAATTGTGTACATTTCTTTAATCCTGAAGAACGGGCAATTTCTTGTAACTCGAAAAGTTTTTTACTTTTTAATTCAGTAATATCAAACATAAAGTAATAATTGGGTTAGATTTTTTATATATATCACATATTGATGGATTGTATAAAAAAAAATATGCTTTAGTAGTATAATGAGAACTAGGAAAAAGTTATAAACGATAAATACAATTATACAAAAAATAAATTTGAACTTAGTAAGATAAAGTAAAAATTTATAAAAAATATGTTATACCGCATGCAAACATTATATTCATTAATTTCTATTGCTATTTATTTTTTTTCATTGTATTTATATGATGAAATAAAGACAAAACATTGCATTTTATTAAATAAAATAATTTTATGCATTTTAGTTCTATGTTTAACCTTATCTATTTCTAGTTTATTTTTCTTTAAAAAAATGGAGATTCAATTATTTTTAAATAAAATTAATATAGCAATAAATATTATAAATTCTATTATAATACTATCTTTTTCATCATTTTATTATTATAAACTAAACGTATCCATTTTTTTTCAAAGAAAAATGTACATTTTTTTTATCATATTTCTTTCTATATCTATTTTAAAAAAAACTAACAAATTAATAAAAAAAGACATTAAACTAATTGAATCCATTAATAGGATACGATAAATATATTATTGTGGAATAAATAAGAAAAAATGAAAAAACCATTATTAATTCAAAAATTAGAAGAATATGAAAATGAATTTCAAAAAATATCAAAATCTATAAAGCCTCATAATAACATTTTTTATGATAAAGAAAAATCTAAAGAATTTTTTAAGAGATATCTAAAATTAGAAAGAATATCATTCTTACATCAGAAATATAAGAAAGAACTAAATTTTCTACAAGAAGTAAACTTCATCATAGAAAATGATAAAGATATAGGAATGAAAGAATTAGCATTTGTTGAAAGATCTAATATCTTAAAAAAAATTTCCAATGTAGAAAAGGACATTGAAAATGTTTTATTTTCATCATCTATAGAAGAAAATATTACGGAAGATAATAGAAATGCTATTATGGAATTACGATCTGGAACAGGAGGTGATGAAGCTTGTCTTTTCGTAGAAGATATATTAAGAATGTATACAATGTATTTTAAAAAATCTGGTTGGAAATATAAGATTATACATGCTCAAAAAGGTGGAATTAAAGGGTATAAAGAAATTATTTTGGACATTATTGGAAAAGAAGGAATAGGAGTTTATGGGGATTTAAAATTTGAATCTGGAGTACATAGAGTCCAAAGAATCCCAAAAACAGAATCTCAAGGTAGAGTACACACATCTGCTATTACAGTGGCCGTTTTACCTCAAGTAAAAGAAATAGAGGTAAAAATAAATTTATCTGATGTTAAAAAAGATACTTTTAGATCTAGTGGATCTGGAGGACAGCATGTAAATAAAACAGAATCTGCTGTAAGACTAACACACATTCCAAGCAAAATAACAGTAGAATGCCAAGAAGAACGTTCTCAACATAAAAATTTTGAAAAAGCAATGAATGTATTAAGATCACGCATTTATCATAAAAGAATGGAAAAACAATTAAAAGAAAGATCTATAGAAAGAAAATCATTAGTCTCCACAGGAGATCGTTCCGTAAAGATAAGAACTTATAATTATCCTCATAGTAGAGTAACAGATCATAGAATACATAAGTCTATCCATGATCTAACAAATTTTATGAATGGAGATATTCAAGAAATGATTGATTTATTAAAAAATTTCGATAATGATCAAAATAAATTTTAATTATTGTCAGATAAAAAAGATTCTAAATTAATTCTATCTAGAAAATTTGTATTGTAACTTCCTTTTAAAAAATCATCATTCTGCATAAGTTTTTTATGAAAAGGAATAGTTGTACCTATTCCTTCTATTACAAATTCATCTAAAGAACGTTTCATTTTTTCAATAGTTTCTTTTCTACTTTTTGCTGTAGTAATAACTTTAGCAATCATAGAATCATAATAATGAGAAACATAATACCCAGCATAAATATGAGTATCTATACGGACCCCTTTACCACCTGGTATATGCATATGCGTAATTTTTCCAGGAACTGGACGAAAGTTTTTATATGGTTCTTCAGCATTAATTCTACATTCTAGAGAACACATTTTTGGAAAAAAATTTTTGTTTTTTATAATTTTTTTTCCACAAGCTAAAAATATTTGTTCTTTAATCAAATCTAATCCTGTTACTTCTTCAGTAATAGCATGTTCTACTTGTATTCTAGGATTCATTTCCATGAAATAATAATTTTTTTTATCGTCCACTAAAAATTCTATGGTGCCTACCCCTTCATAACGGATAAATTCCGCAGCTTTTACTGCTTCTGCTCCCATTTTTTTTCTAAGAGATGTAGTTAAAAAGGGAGAAGGAGCTTCTTCCACTAATTTTTGGTTTCTTCTTTGAATAGAACAATCTCTCTCAGATAAATGACAAGCTCTTCCATATTGATCTCCTAAAATTTGAATTTCTATATGCCTAGGATTTAAAACAAGTTTTTCCATATACATATCATTTTTTCCAAAACAGGCTAAAGATTCTTTTTTAGCTTCTTCCCAAGACATTTTCAAACAATTTTTT from Blattabacterium cuenoti encodes:
- the ftsY gene encoding signal recognition particle-docking protein FtsY, which gives rise to MFFLRKKKENFDNELKKTRESFFSKIKNLIFLKKSIDLKILDQIENLLLSADIGTKTTIKIIDSLEKKIKNDGYKSTKDLYNSLKKEIKNFFTGIVNDSNDSLEEKIKYGKKPYVIMIVGVNGVGKTTTIGKLAFFFKKKGFSTIIGASDTFRAAAINQLEIWSNKAGVPLIKQHINADPASVAYDTLQSAKSKNKDIVLIDTAGRLQNRVDLMEELSKISRVMKKIIPESPHEIMLILDASTGQNAFEQVKKFISFVKISSIILTKIEGTAKGGVIIGITDQFKIPIRYLGVGEKIEDLRKFDEIEFINSIFN
- a CDS encoding DUF4295 family protein, producing MSKKTVENKKKIESKKMILAIKIVKSKKSGFYTFEDKIISSEEIKSFFNKEVIK
- the rpmG gene encoding 50S ribosomal protein L33, whose translation is MAKKGNRIQVILECSEHRKSGISGCSRYITTKNKKNTPNRIELRKYNSILKKYTIHKEIK
- the rpmB gene encoding 50S ribosomal protein L28, which translates into the protein MSKVCELTGKRVMFGNKVSHANNKTKRRFNINLCKKRFFLTKENKWITLKICTYAIRIINKIGIEKALKKFQYKKNKK
- a CDS encoding YebC/PmpR family DNA-binding transcriptional regulator, translated to MSGHSKWSNIQHRKSNKDFKKSKIFSKIIKEISIAVRESGKNSFRLKNAIANAKSFNVPKNSIEKAIEKNLKIKKNNYKNIIIEGRIHGISMIIECTTDNNIRTMSNVRSIIHKNGGRLCKNGELNHLYRKIGIFHVKEKNINSSIEDFELMVIDFGAKDFIKNNNIISIYTDFSYFGAMKKNLEKLEIFYHSEINYIPKINKNISNDKNKKVLDLIEKLKNNEDVDNVYSDFDIKIK
- a CDS encoding DNA recombination protein RmuC, whose product is MFFREEFRNQRKDTQELSQYSREQLRDYFTELKNGLTKTLTEFQDYIDKKILFHIDHQSKKLDFIYAEQEKLFKLTENNLEDIKKNVNEKLQDSLSFHLGKSFEIIGNQLLFLQEGLGEMKILAKDVSDLKRTLNHVKICGSFSEMQLSMLLQQILSPDQYASNVITKSNTNFIVEFAIKLPGLGEGNVVWLPIDVKFPKETYEKVQNAYRKGDKKNIKVSIKNMESVLKKMSRDIKDKYIDPPNTTDFAILFLPFEGIYAETVKNSSLLEELLIKYKTVIAGPSTLAAILNSLQIGFRTLAIQKRSSEVWKVLETVKQEFKKFGILLHQAQEKLQGASKDIDTLLGVRTNFIEKKLRDIENY
- the rho gene encoding transcription termination factor Rho; amino-acid sequence: MFDITELKSKKLFELQEIARSSGLKKCTQLRKNELLEKIISIFNNNNKNISSQKKDKNIPKKEYKNRKGTGTDSIFSERNKVINNGGKIREDVKFQKKHQNLSSWKKNEKYDNQTFQSPQQQSHNVDILLQKNFSNKYKSPEYEFDGIIISEGVLEIMLENYGFLRSSDFNYLSSPDDIYVSQSQIRLFGMKTGDTIRGEVRPPKDGEKYFPLIKIIEINGRNPSFIRGRDSFEHLTPLFPNEKFKLAEKNSTLSTRIVDLFTPIGKGQRGMIVAPPKTGKTTLLKEIANAIAANHPEVYLIILLIDERPEEVTDMQRNVKGEVIASTFDEPADRHVKVANIVLQKAKRMVECSHDVVILLDSITRLARAYNTVAPASGKVLSGGVDANALHKPKRFFGAARNIENGGSLSIIATAMIDTGSKMDEVIFEEFKGTGNKELQLDRKIANKRIYPAIDLVSSSTRKDDLLLDTNTLQRMWILRKHLSDMNSVEAMEFLRARIARTKNNEEFLISMNR
- a CDS encoding DUF4293 family protein, which gives rise to MQTLYSLISIAIYFFSLYLYDEIKTKHCILLNKIILCILVLCLTLSISSLFFFKKMEIQLFLNKINIAINIINSIIILSFSSFYYYKLNVSIFFQRKMYIFFIIFLSISILKKTNKLIKKDIKLIESINRIR
- the prfA gene encoding peptide chain release factor 1, giving the protein MKKPLLIQKLEEYENEFQKISKSIKPHNNIFYDKEKSKEFFKRYLKLERISFLHQKYKKELNFLQEVNFIIENDKDIGMKELAFVERSNILKKISNVEKDIENVLFSSSIEENITEDNRNAIMELRSGTGGDEACLFVEDILRMYTMYFKKSGWKYKIIHAQKGGIKGYKEIILDIIGKEGIGVYGDLKFESGVHRVQRIPKTESQGRVHTSAITVAVLPQVKEIEVKINLSDVKKDTFRSSGSGGQHVNKTESAVRLTHIPSKITVECQEERSQHKNFEKAMNVLRSRIYHKRMEKQLKERSIERKSLVSTGDRSVKIRTYNYPHSRVTDHRIHKSIHDLTNFMNGDIQEMIDLLKNFDNDQNKF
- the accC gene encoding acetyl-CoA carboxylase biotin carboxylase subunit, which codes for MFKKILIANRGEIALRIIRTAKEMGIKTVSVYSTVDKHSLHVYFADEAVCIGPPSPYKSYLNVPNLISAAELTNADAIHPGYGFLSESAYFSSMCNKHGIKFIGGTPSHMIQMGNKISAKNTMRKAGISCLPGSGCFIDYSYKKIEKIADKIGYPIIIKAVFGGGGRGIRSVLEKNCLKMSWEEAKKESLACFGKNDMYMEKLVLNPRHIEIQILGDQYGRACHLSERDCSIQRRNQKLVEEAPSPFLTTSLRKKMGAEAVKAAEFIRYEGVGTIEFLVDDKKNYYFMEMNPRIQVEHAITEEVTGLDLIKEQIFLACGKKIIKNKNFFPKMCSLECRINAEEPYKNFRPVPGKITHMHIPGGKGVRIDTHIYAGYYVSHYYDSMIAKVITTAKSRKETIEKMKRSLDEFVIEGIGTTIPFHKKLMQNDDFLKGSYNTNFLDRINLESFLSDNN